The following proteins are co-located in the Gossypium hirsutum isolate 1008001.06 chromosome A02, Gossypium_hirsutum_v2.1, whole genome shotgun sequence genome:
- the LOC107952202 gene encoding serine hydroxymethyltransferase 2, mitochondrial, whose translation MAVAMSFRRLSSSIKSPTRPLFSGSSLYYMSTAAAEKEKARANRIHQLNAPLEEIDPEIATIIELEKARQWKGLELIPSENFTSLSVMQAVGSVMINKYSEGYPGARYYGGNEYIDMAESLCQTRALEAFGLDPAKWGVNVQSLSGSPANFQVYTALLKPHERIMALDLPHGGHLSHGYQTDTKKISAVSIFFETMPYRLNEGTGYIDYDQLEKSAVLFRPKLIVAGASAYARLYDYARIRKVCDKQKAIMLADMAHISGLVAAGVIPSPFEYADVVTTTTHKSLRGPRGAMIFFRKGLKEINKQGKEVMYDLEDKINQAVFPGLQGGPHNHTIAGLAVALKQVRTPEYKAYQEQVLSNCSKFSQRLLENGYELVSGGTENHLVLVNLRNKGIDGSRVEKVLESVHIAANKNTVPGDVSAMVPGGIRMGTPALTSRGFIEEDFEKVADFFDAAVKLALKIKAKTEGTKLKDFVATLQSDTYFQTEIAKLRQEVEEYAKQFPTIGFEKEAMKYKD comes from the exons ATGGCGGTGGCAATGAGCTTTCGTAGATTGTCTTCCTCCATCAAGTCCCCAACCAGACCTCTCTTCAGTGGCAGCTCCCTCTATTATATG TCAACAGCTGCGGCAGAGAAAGAGAAAGCTCGTGCTAAT CGGATACATCAGTTGAATGCTCCGCTAGAGGAAATCGATCCTGAAATTGCTACCATAATCGAACTCGAGAAAGCTAGGCAatggaag GGACTAGAACTTATACCATCAGAGAATTTTACATCCCTATCAGTAATGCAAGCAGTGGGCTCTGTCATGATCAACAAGTACAGTGAAGGGTATCCTGGTGCTAGATACTACGGAGGAAACGA ATACATTGACATGGCTGAGTCCTTGTGTCAAACGCGTGCACTAGAGGCTTTTGGGTTGGATCCTGCGAAGTGGGGAG TCAATGTGCAGTCACTTTCCGGATCTCCTGCTAACTTTCAGGTTTATACTGCATTGTTGAAACCTCATGAGCGAATTATGGCACTAGATTTACCCCATGGTGGACATCTTTCACATGGTTATCAG ACTGACACTAAGAAGATATCTGCTGTGTCAATATTCTTTGAGACAATGCCATATAGATTGAATGAGGGTACAGGTTATATTGACTATGATCAG CTAGAGAAAAGTGCAGTGCTTTTCAGACCAAAACTTATAGTTGCTGGTGCCAGTGCTTATGCTCGCCTTTATGATTATGCTCGTATACGCAAG GTCTGTGATAAGCAGAAAGCAATTATGTTGGCTGACATGGCACATATTAGCGGGTTGGTTGCTGCAGGTGTTATTCCATCTCCTTTTGAATACGCTGATGTTGTGACAACCACAACACACAAGTCACTTCGTGGTCCACGTGGTGCTATGATTTTCTTCAGGAAGGGACTCAAAGAGATTAACAAACAAGGGAAAGAG GTAATGTATGACTTGGAAGACAAAATTAATCAAGCTGTCTTTCCTGGTCTTCAAGGTGGACCACATAATCACACCATAGCTGGTTTAGCAGTTGCATTGAAGCAG GTCAGAACACCCGAGTACAAGGCTTACCAAGAGCAAGTTCTTAGTAATTGCTCGAAATTTTCTCAG AGGTTGCTGGAGAACGGCTATGAACTAGTATCTGGTGGGACCGAGAACCATTTAGTCTTGGTCAATTTGCGAAACAAG GGTATTGATGGCTCAAGAGTTGAGAAGGTATTGGAATCAGTTCATATTGCAGCCAATAAAAACACTGTTCCAGGGGATGTGTCTGCTATGGTTCCTGGTGGTATCCGCATGG GAACCCCAGCTCTCACATCTAGGGGTTTCATTGAGGAAGATTTCGAGAAGGTAGCTGACTTCTTCGACGCTGCTGTGAAATTAGCCTTGAAAATCAAGGCCAAGACGGAAG GAACAAAGTTGAAGGATTTTGTAGCAACCTTACAGTCGGATACATACTTTCAAACCGAAATCGCTAAGCTCCGACAAGAAGTGGAGGAGTACGCAAAACAGTTTCCGACTATTGGTTTTGAGAAAGAAGCAATGAAATACAAGGACTAA
- the LOC107951126 gene encoding probable beta-1,4-xylosyltransferase IRX9H produces the protein MASIRRTLSPAYHDRSYQNGSGFPSPSNKFLPNGSSKHFSSSSHLPFLFNVVNIVYRKGWRRSFCRCLFFFVIGFVFGIAPFGYSDTDVRAKDFTFPELKPPHATLRFDDQIVTSVSLSVNTKLLEPKESTDIIEPLKQLIVVTPTYNRGFQAYFLNRLGQVLRLVKPPLVWIVVEEKAASHETAEILRKTGVMYRHVLCAFNSSSVKDPRVHQRNAALEHIERHKLDGIVFFADDDNVYTLELFESLRTISRFGTWPVAMLAQSKNKAILEGPVCNASKVIGWHTNDKSKRIRRFYVDMSGFAFNSSILWDPKRWARPSSNPIRQLDTVKEGFQESTFIEHVVEDESQMEGIPHGCSRIMNWHLHLDTDNLFYPKGWLLEKNLEVILPIK, from the exons ATGGCTTCGATCCGTCGGACTCTTTCGCCGGCATATCATGATCGTTCGTATCAGAACGGCTCCGGATTCCCCTCTCCCTCTAACAAGTTTTTACCCAACGGTAGCAGTAAACATTTCTCCTCCTCTTCGCATTTACCCTTTTTATTCAACGTCGTAAATATAGTGTACCGCAAAGGGTGGCGGCGGTCTTTCTGCAGGTGTCTCTTCTTTTTTGTAATAGGGTTTGTCTTCGGAATTGCTCCGTTCGGATACTCCGATACCGATGTCCGAGCCAAGGATTTTACTTTCCCCGAACTCAAACCGCCACATGCCACCCTCCGATTCGACGATCAGATTGTTACTTCTGTTTCATTGAGCGTTAATACGAAATTGTTGGAACCGAAGGAATCGACCGATATAATCGAGCCGTTAAAGCAGTTAATCGTTGTCACGCCGACTTATAATCGGGGATTTCAAGCGTATTTCTTGAACAGGTTAGGGCAAGTTTTGAGGTTAGTGAAGCCGCCGTTGGTTTGGATAGTGGTGGAGGAGAAAGCGGCGTCGCATGAGACTGCAGAGATTTTGAGGAAAACCGGGGTTATGTATCGGCACGTGTTATGTGCGTTCAACTCTAGCAGCGTGAAGGATCCAAGGGTTCATCAAAGAAACGCCGCTTTGGAACATATCGAACGGCATAAGCTCGATGGGATCGTGTTTTTCGCCGACGACGACAATGTCTACACGCTCGAGTTGTTTGAAAGCTTGAGAACTATCAG CCGTTTCGGAACTTGGCCTGTTGCCATGCTTGCACAAAGCAAAAACAAGGCAATTCTGGAAGGTCCAGTATGCAATGCAAGTAAAGTAATTGGAtggcacacaaatgataaaagtaaaagaatCCGTAGGTTTTATGTTGATATGTCAGGATTTGCTTTCAACAGCTCTATATTGTGGGATCCAAAAAGATGGGCGCGTCCCTCCTCAAACCCAATTCGACAGTTAGACACAGTGAAGGAGGGTTTCCAA GAAAGCACATTTATAGAGCATGTGGTGGAAGATGAAAGTCAAATGGAAGGTATACCACATGGTTGTTCAAGGATTATGAACTGGCATCTCCATTTAGATACGGACAACCTTTTTTATCCCAAAGGCTGGTTACTAGAGAAGAATCTAGAGGTTATTTTGCCTATTAAGTGA